A region of Buchnera aphidicola (Nurudea yanoniella) DNA encodes the following proteins:
- the ilvD gene encoding dihydroxy-acid dehydratase → MPRYRSFTTTQGRNMAGARSLWKATGMTDLDFKKPIIAIVNSFTEFVPGHIHLRELGKLVSDVIKLEGGVAKEFNTIAIDDGIAMGHSGMLYSLPSRELIADSVEYMINAHCVDAMVCISNCDKITPGMLMAAFRLNIPCVFISGGPMESGKISINNKVRKINLVDAIIYSADSKYSQKLVDEIEDSACPTCGSCSGLFTANSMNCLTEALGLSLPGNGTLLATHIDRKKLFVESGKLIVKITKDYYENNNINVLPRKIASREAFLNAMSLDISMGGSTNTILHLLAIAHEGKINFKISDIDYLSKKIPNLCKIAPNSSIYYMEDFHRSGGVIGLLAELNRINLLNKNTYNILGLNLETMLNEYDILTTKNTKVINMFRAGPLGKKTVKPFSQEYRWKSLDRDRQNGCIRSYKFAFSTDGGIAVLYGNLAKNGCVVKTAGVKKNNLIFRGCAIVFESQEDAVKSILNGKIKKGHVIVIRYEGPKGGPGMQEMLYPTTYLKSTGLDEYCALITDGRFSGGTSGLSIGHISPEAANLGIIALVKNGDFININIPERIINLDITSDELLKRTINEEKRGKFAYTPMCRKRDISSSLKIYSLFATSADQGAVRKI, encoded by the coding sequence ATGCCGCGCTATCGTTCTTTTACAACGACTCAAGGACGAAATATGGCAGGAGCAAGATCTTTATGGAAAGCAACAGGAATGACAGATTTAGATTTCAAAAAACCTATAATTGCTATTGTCAATTCTTTTACTGAATTTGTACCTGGTCACATTCATTTGAGGGAATTAGGAAAATTAGTTTCTGATGTAATAAAATTAGAGGGAGGTGTAGCTAAAGAATTTAATACTATTGCAATAGACGACGGAATTGCTATGGGACATTCTGGAATGTTATATTCTCTTCCTTCGCGAGAACTAATAGCAGATTCTGTAGAATATATGATTAATGCACATTGTGTAGATGCTATGGTTTGTATTTCTAATTGTGATAAAATTACACCAGGTATGTTAATGGCTGCTTTTCGTTTAAATATTCCATGTGTATTTATTTCTGGTGGTCCTATGGAATCAGGGAAAATCTCTATAAATAATAAAGTTAGAAAAATAAATTTAGTTGATGCAATTATATATAGTGCTGATTCAAAATATTCTCAAAAATTAGTTGATGAAATTGAAGATTCTGCTTGTCCTACTTGTGGTTCTTGTTCTGGTTTATTTACTGCTAATTCTATGAATTGTCTTACTGAAGCATTAGGTTTATCATTACCTGGAAATGGAACATTATTAGCAACGCATATAGATAGAAAAAAATTATTTGTTGAATCAGGAAAATTAATTGTCAAAATAACTAAAGATTATTATGAGAATAATAATATTAATGTATTACCAAGAAAAATTGCTTCTAGAGAAGCTTTTTTAAATGCTATGTCTTTAGATATTTCTATGGGAGGATCAACTAATACTATTTTGCATTTATTAGCTATTGCTCACGAAGGAAAAATTAATTTTAAAATATCAGATATTGATTATTTATCTAAAAAAATTCCTAATTTGTGCAAAATAGCTCCTAATAGTTCTATATATTATATGGAAGATTTTCATCGTTCTGGAGGAGTAATAGGTTTATTAGCAGAACTAAATCGTATTAATTTATTAAACAAAAATACATATAATATTCTTGGACTAAATTTAGAAACAATGTTAAATGAATATGATATTTTAACTACAAAAAACACAAAAGTAATTAATATGTTTCGTGCAGGACCATTAGGGAAAAAAACAGTAAAACCATTTTCTCAAGAATATAGGTGGAAATCATTAGATAGAGATCGTCAAAATGGATGTATTCGTTCTTATAAATTTGCATTTAGTACTGATGGAGGAATAGCTGTATTATATGGAAATCTTGCAAAAAATGGTTGTGTTGTTAAAACAGCTGGAGTTAAAAAAAATAATTTAATATTTAGAGGATGTGCAATCGTTTTTGAAAGTCAGGAAGATGCAGTAAAATCGATTTTGAATGGAAAAATTAAAAAAGGCCATGTAATTGTAATACGTTATGAAGGTCCTAAAGGAGGTCCTGGTATGCAAGAAATGTTGTATCCTACTACTTATTTAAAGTCAACCGGATTAGATGAATATTGTGCTTTGATAACTGATGGTCGGTTTTCCGGGGGTACTTCTGGTTTATCTATTGGACATATTTCTCCTGAAGCAGCAAATTTAGGAATTATTGCTTTAGTAAAAAATGGTGATTTTATAAATATTAATATTCCTGAACGAATAATAAATTTAGATATTACTTCTGATGAATTATTAAAAAGAACCATTAATGAAGAGAAAAGAGGAAAATTTGCATATACTCCTATGTGTAGAAAACGCGATATTTCATCATCTTTAAAAATATATTCGCTATTTGCTACTAGTGCTGATCAAGGTGCAGTAAGAAAAATATAA
- a CDS encoding IscS subfamily cysteine desulfurase yields MKIPIYLDYAATTPVDILVMKKIIKFLTLKDAFGNPASRSHQFGWKAEEAVDVARNQISELINADSREIVFTSGATESNNLAIKGVSEFYKRKGNHIITTKTEHKSVLDTCKYLESKGFQVTYLNPSKNGIINLEKIKNSICEKTILISIMHVNNETGVIQDIKKISEVCNKHGVLFHVDATQSIGKLHIDLQKTKIDLMSFSAHKIYGPKGIGVLYVRRKPRVRLSAQIHGGGHERGMRSGTLPVHQIVGMGESCALAKKNIDTDYIHTINLRNHLWNGLKNIEEVHLNSNLKCGAPHILNMSFNYVEGESLIMALKDIAVSSGSACTSESLEPSYVLRSLGLKDELAHSSIRFSIGRFTTISEINYTIQLVKKSINRLRNLSPLWEMFKSGINLDTVKWNYD; encoded by the coding sequence ATGAAAATTCCTATTTATTTGGATTATGCAGCTACTACTCCAGTAGACATTTTAGTCATGAAAAAAATAATAAAATTTTTAACATTAAAAGATGCGTTTGGAAACCCCGCTTCTCGTTCACATCAATTTGGATGGAAAGCAGAAGAAGCCGTTGATGTGGCAAGAAATCAAATTTCTGAGTTAATTAATGCAGATTCTCGAGAAATAGTTTTTACTTCAGGAGCTACTGAATCTAATAATTTAGCAATTAAAGGAGTTTCTGAATTTTATAAAAGAAAAGGAAATCACATAATTACAACTAAAACAGAACATAAATCTGTTTTAGATACTTGCAAATATCTAGAAAGTAAAGGATTTCAAGTAACATATCTTAATCCTTCAAAAAATGGCATAATTAATTTAGAAAAGATAAAAAATAGCATTTGTGAAAAAACAATACTTATTTCTATTATGCATGTAAATAATGAAACTGGGGTAATACAAGATATAAAAAAAATTTCTGAAGTTTGCAATAAACATGGAGTTTTATTTCATGTCGATGCTACTCAAAGTATAGGAAAATTACATATCGATTTACAAAAAACAAAAATAGACTTAATGTCATTTTCTGCACATAAAATCTATGGTCCAAAAGGTATTGGTGTATTATATGTTCGAAGAAAACCTCGTGTCCGATTATCTGCACAAATACACGGAGGAGGACATGAAAGAGGTATGAGGTCAGGAACGTTACCAGTACACCAAATTGTTGGTATGGGTGAATCATGTGCTCTTGCTAAGAAAAATATTGATACAGATTATATTCATACAATAAATCTTCGAAACCATCTTTGGAATGGTCTTAAAAATATTGAGGAAGTGCATTTAAATAGTAATTTAAAATGTGGAGCACCTCATATATTAAATATGAGCTTTAATTATGTAGAAGGTGAATCTTTAATTATGGCTTTAAAAGATATAGCTGTATCATCGGGTTCAGCTTGTACATCTGAAAGTTTAGAACCTTCTTATGTACTGCGATCTTTAGGTTTAAAAGATGAATTAGCTCATAGTTCTATTCGTTTTTCAATTGGTCGTTTTACAACTATTTCGGAAATAAATTACACCATTCAACTAGTAAAAAAATCTATTAATCGATTAAGAAATTTATCACCTCTTTGGGAAATGTTTAAATCTGGAATAAACTTAGATACTGTAAAATGGAATTATGATTAA
- the iscU gene encoding Fe-S cluster assembly scaffold IscU, which yields MTYSKKVLDHYENPRNVGSFSNSDNNIGSGLVGAPACGDVMKLQIKVDENEIIKDACFKTYGCGSAIASSSLITEWVIGKSLSEAEQIKNTNIAEELDLPPVKIHCSILAEDAIKAAITDYRNKNKNK from the coding sequence ATGACTTATAGTAAAAAAGTATTAGACCATTATGAAAATCCAAGAAATGTAGGTTCATTTTCAAATTCTGATAACAATATTGGAAGTGGTTTAGTAGGAGCACCAGCATGTGGCGATGTAATGAAGTTACAAATAAAAGTAGACGAAAATGAAATTATTAAAGATGCATGTTTTAAAACTTATGGATGTGGATCAGCTATAGCTTCTAGTTCTTTAATTACAGAATGGGTTATAGGAAAATCTTTATCAGAAGCTGAACAAATTAAGAATACTAATATAGCTGAAGAATTAGATTTACCTCCAGTGAAAATACATTGTTCTATTTTAGCTGAAGATGCTATTAAAGCAGCAATTACAGATTATAGAAATAAAAATAAAAATAAATAA
- the hscB gene encoding Fe-S protein assembly co-chaperone HscB gives MNYFQLFDLPELFTINMKKLLLKFHKLQKQYHPDANHSSSKIEKNKFLRKTIDINKGYQILKDPIERAKYLLRLNSYNFELKKNNIFKKNFLHEQLKVYEKLDTLKKSSKNESKLNNFTKEIKKKEKYYLLNVEIFLNQKNWNLAATTLYKYLFYKKIKKKINEFNIHQI, from the coding sequence ATGAATTATTTTCAATTATTTGATTTACCTGAATTATTTACAATTAATATGAAAAAGCTTTTACTTAAATTTCATAAATTACAAAAACAATATCATCCTGATGCAAATCATAGTTCTTCAAAAATTGAAAAAAATAAATTTTTAAGAAAAACAATAGATATAAATAAAGGATATCAAATTCTTAAAGATCCTATTGAACGGGCAAAATATCTATTACGTTTAAATTCATATAATTTTGAACTTAAAAAAAATAACATATTTAAAAAAAACTTTTTACATGAGCAATTAAAAGTATACGAGAAATTAGATACGTTAAAAAAATCAAGTAAAAATGAATCAAAATTAAACAATTTCACAAAAGAAATTAAAAAGAAAGAGAAATATTATTTATTAAATGTAGAAATTTTTTTAAATCAAAAGAATTGGAATTTAGCAGCGACAACATTATATAAATATTTATTTTATAAAAAAATTAAAAAGAAAATAAACGAATTTAATATACATCAAATTTAA